The DNA region CCGAGGCCAAGACCGACGTGCGGCTGCGCATCACCGTCGCCGAGGGGGTGACCAGCTGGCAGGTGGTCGAGGGGCTGAAGCAGGCCGGGTTCATGGCCGGCACGGTCGCCAAGCCGCCGGCCGAGGGCAGCCTCGCCCCCGACACCTACGACGTGCAGAAAGGCGCCGACCGCGCCGAATTGCTGGCCGAAATGGCCCGGCGGCAGGCGGCGAACCTGGCTGCGGCCTGGGAGACGCGCCAGCCGGATCTGCCCTACAAGACGCCGCAAGAGGCGCTGATCATGGCCTCGATCATCGAGAAGGAGACCGCGGTCCCCGACGAGCGCCGGCTGGTGGCCAGCGTCTTCGTCAACCGGATGCGGCGGGGGATGCGGCTGGAGACCGACCCGACGGTGATCTACGGCATCACCAAGGGCGAGGGCGTGTTGGACCGCGGCATCCGCGGCAGCGAACTGCGCCGCCGCACCCCCTATAACACCTACCAGGTCGACGGCCTGCCGCCAACGCCGATCGCCAACCCCGGCAAGGCTTCCATCGCGGCGGCGATGAACCCCGAGGATGCGGATTACGTATTCTTCGTCGCCGACGGCTCGGGCGGCCATGCCTTTGCGCGCACGCTCGAAGAGCACACCCAGAACGTGAAGCGCTGGCGGGAAATCGAGAAGCAACGCGGCCAGGCGATGTCTCCGGTGCAAGGGGACTAACCGGGCAGCTGCGGGCCCGGGCTTGCGGCTTTCCGTTTTTCAAATACCCCGGCGGCAGGATTCGCAGGCGATTCCGGGGCCGATTGCGCCCTGTTGCGCGCAGCGCACGCCGGGGTGTTGCGCGGCACAATTCACTGATTATGAAAGGAATTTAACGCGAGATTAATCAACCATTGGTTTTGCGTTGACTCAGCGAACGCCCTAAAGTAGAAATTATCCATGCTGGGAGAAATGGGCAAGCGGCCGGGTCGGTGACCCGAGGCCGCTTTTTTCATGTCTCGCTCGTGCGGACAGGCACACGAGGGCAGGGCGACACACGAATGACGATGAATTTCGATCCGGGGCCGGAGGCTCCGGAAGGGCCTTTCGTGCCCGGCGCCGGCATGGCGCCTGACATGAGCGTGGTCGAGATCGCGGATGGGCTGTTCTGGTCCTATGCGGCGGATCTGGACCGGCTTCGCCGCAAGATCACGGCGGGCGAGACCGACGATTTGAAGGAATCCGGCAAGCTGGTGCGCGCCCTGCGGGACGCGACCCAGATGGTGCTGGAGGAAAGGAACAAGGTTGACAAGCTTCGCAAGGATGCTGCCGGACAGGTCGGTGCAGGCGCACTCGACCTTGTCGCGGCACGAGATGAAATCGGGCGCCGCCTGGCTTGCCTCCGCCGAGCCGGAGGAAGTTGACGAATTCCTGGGGGGCCTCAGCGACAATGCCTTGGCCGCCTTGCCCTGGTTGTTCGAGTTCTGGGCGCTGCCGCATCAGCTGCCGCCCGAGGGCGACTGGAAGACCTGGGTCATCATGGGCGGGCGCGGCGCGGGCAAGACCCGGGCCGGGTCCGAATGGGTGCGCGCGCAGGTCGAGGGGCCGACGCCGGACGCGCCGGGCCTGGCGCATCGCGTGGCGCTGGTGTCCGAGACCTTCGATCAGGCGCGGGACGTGATGGTCTTTGGCGAGTCGGGCATTCTGGCCTGCTCGCCCCCCGACCGGCGCCCGGTCTGGGAGGCCGGGCGGCGCCGGCTGCTCTGGCCGAATGGCGCGACCGCGCAGGTCTATTCGGCGCATGAGCCCGAGGCGTTGCGCGGGCCTCAGTTCGACGCGGCCTGGGTCGACGAGTTGGCGAAGTGGAAGAAGGCCGATGACAGCTGGGACATGCTGCAATTCGCGCTGCGGCTCGGGCAGCATCCGCAGCAGGTCGTCACCACCACGCCGAAGAACGTCGGGGTGCTGAAGCGGATTCTGGGCAATGCCTCGACAGTCACGACCTATGCGCCGACCGATGCGAACCGCGCCTATCTGGCCGAGAGCTTCCTGGCCGAGGTCGAGGCGCGCTATGCCGGCACGCGGCTGGGCCGGCAGGAGCTGGAAGGCCTGCTGCTGGAGGATGTCGAGGGGGCGCTGTGGACCACCGGAATGGTCGAGCGCTGTCGGGTCGAGGCTTGCCCGAAGCTGTCGCGCATCGTGGTCGCGGTCGATCCGGCGGTGACCTCGGGCGCGGCTTCGGACGAATGCGGCATCGTCGTGGCGGGCGTGGTCAGCGAGGGGCCGGTCACCGACTGGCGGGCCTATGTGCTGGAGGACGCCTCGATCCGGGGCGGGCCGGTGGACTGGGCGCGGGCCGTCATCGCAGCGATGCAGCGCCACGGTGCCGAGCGGCTGGTGGCCGAGGTCAACCAGGGCGGCGACCTGGTCGAGAGCGTGATCCGCCAGGTCGATCCGCTGGTGCCGTTCCGGGCCTTGCGGGCCGGGCGCGGAAAGGGCTTGCGGGCCGAGCCGGTCGCGGCGCTTTACGAGCAGGGCCGGGTGCATCACCTGCGGGGCCTGGGCGCGCTGGAGGACCAGATGTGCCGCATGAGCGTCGCGGGCTATGAGGGCAAGGGCTCGCCCGACCGGCTGGATGCCCTGGTCTGGGCGATCCACGAGCTGGTGATCGAGCCGGGAGCGGCCTGGCGGCGGCCGGCGGTGCGGGGCCTTTAGGGGGCTCTGCCCCCACGTTTCGGTGGCCCCTCGATGGGGCCGCCGAAACGTTCCCCCGGGGTATTTGGCAAACGGAAAGAAGGGCCTTGCGGGGCCCGCGGAGGGTCGCGGTTGCGGCCCTTTTTCATTGGACATTCAGGAGGGACCGATGGCATTTCCCTGGTTCGGGCGAGCGGCTGCGCCCGCTGTCGAGGTCGAGAGAAAGGCCAGCGCCGCGGGCAAGGTGGTGGCGCTGGCGGCAGGCTCGGGGCGGGTGGTCTGGTCGCCGCGCGACACGGTCAGCCTGACCCATGCCGGTTTTGTCGGCAATCCGGTCGGGTTCCGTGCCGTGCGGCTGATCGCCGAGGCCGCCGCCGCCGTGCCGCTGGTCTGCCAGGACCGCGAGCGGCGCTATGACATGCATCCGGTCCTGGACCTGTTGCGGCGGCCCAATGCCGGGCAGGGCCGGGCCGAGCTGTTCGAGGCGCTGTTCGGGCAGGTCCTGCTGAGCGGCAACGGCTATCTGGAGGCCGTGGGCGAGGGCGCCAAGGGGCTGCCGGCCGAGCTGCATGTGCTGCGCTCGGACCGGATGGCGGTGGTGCCGGGCGAGGATGGCTGGCCCTCGGCCTATGAATATGCGGTGGGCGGGCGCAAGTACCGTTTCGACATGGCGGGCAGTCCGGATCCGATCTGCCATATCCGCAGCTTCCATCCGCTGGACGATCATTACGGCTTGTCGCCGATGCAGGCGGCGGCGGTGGCGGTGGATGTGCACAACAGCGCGTCGGGCTGGTCGAAGGCGCTGCTGGACAACGCGGCGCGGCCGAGCGGGGCCATCGTATACAAGGGGGCGGATGGGCAGGGCAGCCTGTCGCCCGACCAGTATGACCGGCTGGTGACCGAGATGGAGATGCACCACCAGGGCGCGCGGAACGCCGGGCGGCCGATGCTGCTGGAGGGCGGGCTCGACTGGAAGCCGATGGGGTTCTCGCCCAGCGACATGGAGTTTCACGAGACGAAGCTGGCGGCGGCGCGGGAGATTGCGCAGGCCTTTGGCGTGCCGCCGATGCTGATCGGCATTCCGGGCGAGGCGACCTATGCCAATTACGCCGAGGCGCATCGGGCGTTTTACCGGCTGACCGTGCTGCCTCTGGTGGCGCGGGTGGCGAGTGCGGTGGCCTGGTGGTTGTCCGAGCATCTGGGCGCCGAGATCGATCTGCGGGCCGATCCGGACCAGGTTCCGGCCCTGGCCGAGGAGCGCGACAGCCATTGGCGGCGGATCGATGCGGCGAGTTTCCTGACCGAGGCCGAGAAGCGCGCCGCCTTGGGGCTGCCGCCGCTGGCGGAGGGCTGAGATGGAGGGCTCGCGCTTCGTCAAGGAGCCCTTCGACTGGCACGACCAGCGCTTCGACACGCAGGAGCGGATCATGGCGCTGCAATTCGGCCAGGTCGAGCGGCGGCTGGAGCGGATCGAGGGGCTGATCGAGGGGCTGGAGCGGCGGCTGTGGATGACGGTCTATGGCGTCGTCGCCGTGATCCTGACCCAGGCGGTGCAGTCGATCCTGAGTTTTACGCCGAAAGGAGGCTGACATGGATTCAAAGGATTACGGGCTGGAGCTGAAATATGCGGCCGGCGCGGCGCTGGTGTCGGACGGCACGCAGCTTGAGGGCTATGCGAGCCTGTTCGGCCTGACCGACCAGGGCGGCGACATTGTCGTCAGGGGCGCCTATGCCACCAGTCTGAAGCGGCTGCAGGCGCGCGGCGACAAGGTGCGGATGCTGTGGCAGCACGATCCCGCCCGGCCTATCGGCGTCTGGGACGAGATCCGCGAGGACGACAAGGGGTTGTGGGTCAAGGGGCGGCTTCTGCCCGAGGTGGCGCAGGCCCGCGAGGCGGCGGCGCTGATCGAGGCGGGTGCCATCGACGGGCTGTCGATCGGCTATCGCACCGTCGCGGCCGAGCGCGACGGCAAGGGCCGGCGGATGCTTTCCGAGGTCGAGCTGTGGGAGGTGTCGCTGGTCACCTTCCCGATGCTGGCCGAGGCCAAGGTCGGGCGTAAGGCCGATGCGGGGCTGAACGAGATGGCGGCGGCCTTTCGGGCCGCGACCAAGGCGCTGCGCGCCGAGTGAGTTTCACCAAACGGAGGGGACGATGACCGAGGTGAAAGCCGCGGCCGGGGCGGACATGCCCGGCGACCTGGGGGCCGAGATACTGGGGTTCGTGAACGAACTCAAGGTTTTCCGCACCGACATTCAGAAACGACTGGAAGCACAGGAACAACGCATGACCATGCTGGACCGCAAGACCCTTTCCCGCGCCCGCGCCCCTCTGTCGGCCGAGGCCGATCAGGGCGCGCCGCATCAGAAGGCCTTCGACGCCTATATCCGCCATGGCGACGACGGTGCGCTGCGCGGCCTGCCGCTGGAAGGCAAGGCGATGACCTCGACCTCGGACGGCGGCTTCCTGGCGGCGCCGACGGTGGCCTTGCAGGTGCAGGACGCGCTGAACGTCACCGCCTCGTTGCGCCGGGTGGCCAATGTCGTGGCCGTCGAGTCCGCCACCTTCGAGATGCTGGTCGACATGGGAGACATCGCCAGCGGCTGGGCGACCGAGACCGGCGCGCAGGCCGAGACCGGCACCTCGACCGTGCAGCGCGTGGTGATCCCGGTGCATGAGCTGTCGGCCATGCCCAAGGCCAGCCAGCGCCTGCTGGACGACGCGGCCTTCGACGTGGAAAGCTGGCTGGCCGGCCGCATCGCCGAGAAATTCGCCCGCGCCGAGGCCACGGCATTCATCAGCGGCGACGGCGTCAATAAGCCCAAGGGTTTCCTGACCCATGCCAAGGCCGCCAATGCCAGCGCGACCAATGTGCAGATCGGCACCATTCCTTCGGGTGGCGACGGCGATTTCGCGGCGACCAACCCGGCCAATGCGCTGATCGATCTGGTCTATGCGCTGGGTGCGCAATACCGCGCCAA from Paracoccus aminovorans includes:
- the mltG gene encoding endolytic transglycosylase MltG, which encodes MIWRHIASNFLTLLIVILIAVAAAIAWAKHQYVAPGPSATAACVRVAPGASLSAVSEQLADQGVVSNAYIFRAGADYAGKSRDLKYGSYLVPPKSSMEEVVRVITSGGPSTCGTEVIYRIGVRENSVILRDTDAETGQMAEQAKYNPATEPAPEPIAAAEAKTDVRLRITVAEGVTSWQVVEGLKQAGFMAGTVAKPPAEGSLAPDTYDVQKGADRAELLAEMARRQAANLAAAWETRQPDLPYKTPQEALIMASIIEKETAVPDERRLVASVFVNRMRRGMRLETDPTVIYGITKGEGVLDRGIRGSELRRRTPYNTYQVDGLPPTPIANPGKASIAAAMNPEDADYVFFVADGSGGHAFARTLEEHTQNVKRWREIEKQRGQAMSPVQGD
- a CDS encoding permease, whose amino-acid sequence is MTMNFDPGPEAPEGPFVPGAGMAPDMSVVEIADGLFWSYAADLDRLRRKITAGETDDLKESGKLVRALRDATQMVLEERNKVDKLRKDAAGQVGAGALDLVAARDEIGRRLACLRRAGGS
- a CDS encoding DNA-packaging protein, which encodes MKSGAAWLASAEPEEVDEFLGGLSDNALAALPWLFEFWALPHQLPPEGDWKTWVIMGGRGAGKTRAGSEWVRAQVEGPTPDAPGLAHRVALVSETFDQARDVMVFGESGILACSPPDRRPVWEAGRRRLLWPNGATAQVYSAHEPEALRGPQFDAAWVDELAKWKKADDSWDMLQFALRLGQHPQQVVTTTPKNVGVLKRILGNASTVTTYAPTDANRAYLAESFLAEVEARYAGTRLGRQELEGLLLEDVEGALWTTGMVERCRVEACPKLSRIVVAVDPAVTSGAASDECGIVVAGVVSEGPVTDWRAYVLEDASIRGGPVDWARAVIAAMQRHGAERLVAEVNQGGDLVESVIRQVDPLVPFRALRAGRGKGLRAEPVAALYEQGRVHHLRGLGALEDQMCRMSVAGYEGKGSPDRLDALVWAIHELVIEPGAAWRRPAVRGL
- a CDS encoding phage portal protein, whose translation is MAFPWFGRAAAPAVEVERKASAAGKVVALAAGSGRVVWSPRDTVSLTHAGFVGNPVGFRAVRLIAEAAAAVPLVCQDRERRYDMHPVLDLLRRPNAGQGRAELFEALFGQVLLSGNGYLEAVGEGAKGLPAELHVLRSDRMAVVPGEDGWPSAYEYAVGGRKYRFDMAGSPDPICHIRSFHPLDDHYGLSPMQAAAVAVDVHNSASGWSKALLDNAARPSGAIVYKGADGQGSLSPDQYDRLVTEMEMHHQGARNAGRPMLLEGGLDWKPMGFSPSDMEFHETKLAAAREIAQAFGVPPMLIGIPGEATYANYAEAHRAFYRLTVLPLVARVASAVAWWLSEHLGAEIDLRADPDQVPALAEERDSHWRRIDAASFLTEAEKRAALGLPPLAEG
- a CDS encoding GTA head formation protein, RCAP_rcc01685 family, producing the protein MEGSRFVKEPFDWHDQRFDTQERIMALQFGQVERRLERIEGLIEGLERRLWMTVYGVVAVILTQAVQSILSFTPKGG
- a CDS encoding HK97 family phage prohead protease, with protein sequence MDSKDYGLELKYAAGAALVSDGTQLEGYASLFGLTDQGGDIVVRGAYATSLKRLQARGDKVRMLWQHDPARPIGVWDEIREDDKGLWVKGRLLPEVAQAREAAALIEAGAIDGLSIGYRTVAAERDGKGRRMLSEVELWEVSLVTFPMLAEAKVGRKADAGLNEMAAAFRAATKALRAE
- a CDS encoding phage major capsid protein, whose amino-acid sequence is MTEVKAAAGADMPGDLGAEILGFVNELKVFRTDIQKRLEAQEQRMTMLDRKTLSRARAPLSAEADQGAPHQKAFDAYIRHGDDGALRGLPLEGKAMTSTSDGGFLAAPTVALQVQDALNVTASLRRVANVVAVESATFEMLVDMGDIASGWATETGAQAETGTSTVQRVVIPVHELSAMPKASQRLLDDAAFDVESWLAGRIAEKFARAEATAFISGDGVNKPKGFLTHAKAANASATNVQIGTIPSGGDGDFAATNPANALIDLVYALGAQYRANASFVMNSKTAAAVRKMRDTDGRFLWADSLAMGQPPQLLGYPVLLCEDMPDIARGSFSIAFGDFRSAYTIVERPDLRVLRDPFSAKPHVLFYATKRVGGGVTDARAIKLMVFG